One genomic window of [Clostridium] scindens ATCC 35704 includes the following:
- a CDS encoding alanine/glycine:cation symporter family protein has protein sequence MLDSISAVITKIDGLVWGWWLIILLLGTHIYMTIRLGFIQRKTISKGIKLSVSKDPDAEGEVSQFGALTTALAATIGTGNIIGVGTAIALGGPGAVLWCWLTGVFGIATKYSESLIAVKYRVKTEDGRMQGGAMYALSRGLNLKWLGMLFAIFAGFASFGIGCATQVNAIATVCNENFGIPMWIVGIIVAILTAIVIFGGIKSIASVCEKLVPFMAIFYVLGCIIILIMNYDFIIPALGVICKLAFTPGAAAGGLVGTGIRMAIQFGVARGLFSNESGLGSAPIAAAAAQTRNPVRQALVSSTGTFWDTVVVCAMTGLVLVTTIMKNPSINADEISNGGVLTSMAFSQIPYLGPIILTLGIISFAYSTILGWAYYGERCIEYWAGRKGLVPYRLVYCLVAAIAPVVALDIVWTLADILNALMAIPNLVAVLLLSNVIVKETKMYINDLDKVDSTPVPVIKD, from the coding sequence ATGCTAGACAGTATTAGTGCAGTTATAACCAAGATTGATGGATTGGTATGGGGCTGGTGGCTCATTATCTTATTGCTGGGTACTCATATCTACATGACAATCCGCCTGGGATTCATTCAGAGGAAGACCATTTCAAAAGGTATCAAGTTATCTGTATCAAAAGATCCTGACGCAGAAGGCGAGGTTTCCCAGTTCGGAGCCCTGACTACGGCGCTGGCGGCTACCATCGGTACCGGTAATATCATCGGTGTGGGTACCGCGATCGCGCTTGGCGGTCCTGGAGCAGTTCTTTGGTGCTGGCTCACTGGCGTGTTCGGTATCGCGACAAAGTATTCGGAGTCCCTGATCGCTGTTAAGTACAGAGTTAAGACAGAAGACGGCCGTATGCAAGGTGGAGCGATGTACGCATTGTCCCGTGGCCTCAACTTAAAATGGCTGGGCATGCTGTTTGCGATCTTCGCAGGATTCGCTTCATTTGGAATTGGCTGCGCTACACAGGTTAATGCGATTGCGACCGTATGTAATGAGAACTTCGGAATCCCAATGTGGATCGTTGGAATCATCGTAGCGATCCTTACCGCAATCGTTATCTTTGGCGGAATCAAATCCATCGCAAGCGTATGCGAGAAACTGGTTCCGTTCATGGCAATCTTCTATGTATTAGGATGTATTATTATCTTAATTATGAACTATGATTTCATCATCCCGGCTCTTGGAGTTATCTGCAAACTTGCATTTACGCCAGGCGCAGCGGCCGGCGGACTTGTCGGTACCGGTATCAGAATGGCGATCCAGTTTGGTGTTGCAAGAGGTCTGTTCTCTAATGAATCTGGTCTTGGTTCTGCTCCTATCGCAGCAGCAGCGGCTCAGACAAGAAATCCGGTTCGCCAGGCACTGGTTTCCTCTACAGGAACATTCTGGGATACAGTAGTTGTTTGTGCTATGACAGGTCTTGTACTTGTTACAACGATTATGAAGAATCCGTCGATCAATGCGGATGAGATTTCCAACGGTGGTGTTCTTACATCCATGGCATTCTCTCAGATTCCGTACCTTGGACCAATCATCCTGACACTTGGCATCATTTCATTTGCTTACTCCACAATTCTTGGATGGGCATATTATGGCGAGCGATGCATTGAGTACTGGGCAGGAAGAAAGGGTCTGGTTCCTTACCGTCTTGTTTACTGTCTGGTTGCAGCAATTGCCCCGGTAGTAGCGCTTGACATCGTTTGGACGCTGGCTGACATCCTGAATGCTTTGATGGCAATTCCAAACTTAGTTGCCGTACTGCTGTTATCTAATGTCATCGTAAAAGAAACGAAGATGTACATAAACGATCTGGATAAGGTGGATAGTACTCCGGTTCCAGTAATAAAAGACTAA
- the gcvPB gene encoding aminomethyl-transferring glycine dehydrogenase subunit GcvPB: MLIFEKSRPGRELSLLPPCDVDEVLPEEKDRRGLALPLPEMSETQLSRHYTELAKKTHGVNDGFYPLGSCTMKYNPKINEDMAALPGFTEIHPLQPAHTVQGCMEVMKLAEKYLCEITGMSRMTFQPAAGAHGEFTGLLLMKAYHISRGDTKRTKIIVPDSAHGTNPASAAMAGYSVVSIPSSKEGCVDIEKLKEAAGDDIAGLMLTNPNTVGLFDKNILEITRIVHDCGGLCYYDGANLNAVMGVVRPGDMGFDVIHLNLHKTFSTPHGGGGPGSGPVGCKENLAEFLPSVLVEGDQELTFVKPANSIGEVKNFYGNFLVVVKALTYILTLGREGLLEASQNAVLNANYMMHKLKDLYTIACNEVCMHEFVMSLADLKKQTGVSAMDIAKGLLDHGIHPPTMYFPLIVEEALMVEPTETESKETLDEAIQVFRELYELAGKDPDSLHEAPVTTPVTRLDEVGAARHPVLRYRPEESGT; this comes from the coding sequence CCAGAGATGTCGGAGACCCAGTTAAGCCGCCATTACACGGAACTGGCCAAGAAGACCCATGGCGTGAATGACGGGTTCTATCCGCTTGGTTCCTGTACTATGAAATATAACCCCAAAATCAATGAGGATATGGCGGCCCTACCAGGATTTACAGAGATCCATCCGCTTCAGCCCGCGCATACGGTACAGGGATGCATGGAGGTCATGAAACTGGCAGAAAAATATTTGTGCGAGATCACGGGAATGAGCCGTATGACGTTCCAGCCGGCAGCCGGCGCCCATGGGGAATTTACAGGGCTTCTGCTGATGAAGGCGTACCATATAAGCAGAGGAGATACGAAGCGTACGAAGATCATCGTACCGGATTCCGCACATGGCACGAATCCCGCCAGCGCGGCCATGGCAGGCTATTCCGTGGTCAGCATTCCTTCAAGCAAGGAGGGGTGCGTGGACATTGAAAAACTGAAGGAGGCGGCAGGGGATGACATTGCAGGACTGATGCTGACGAACCCCAATACGGTAGGACTCTTTGACAAGAATATACTGGAGATTACCCGTATCGTGCATGATTGCGGCGGGCTGTGCTACTATGACGGCGCTAATCTGAATGCGGTTATGGGAGTCGTACGTCCGGGAGACATGGGATTCGATGTGATCCATCTGAATCTGCATAAGACATTTTCCACGCCTCACGGAGGAGGAGGCCCGGGAAGCGGCCCGGTGGGCTGTAAGGAGAACCTGGCTGAATTCCTTCCATCTGTACTGGTAGAAGGCGATCAGGAATTAACCTTTGTAAAGCCGGCAAACAGCATTGGAGAAGTAAAGAACTTCTATGGGAACTTCCTGGTAGTCGTAAAGGCACTGACTTATATCCTGACTCTGGGCAGGGAAGGCTTGCTGGAAGCCAGCCAGAATGCGGTTCTTAACGCCAATTATATGATGCATAAGTTAAAGGATCTTTATACAATAGCATGCAATGAAGTGTGTATGCATGAGTTCGTTATGAGCCTGGCGGATTTGAAGAAGCAGACAGGAGTTTCGGCCATGGATATTGCCAAAGGCCTTCTGGATCACGGGATTCATCCGCCGACCATGTATTTTCCTCTCATCGTGGAGGAGGCGCTGATGGTAGAGCCGACGGAAACCGAGTCCAAAGAGACGCTGGATGAAGCGATACAGGTCTTCCGGGAATTGTATGAACTGGCAGGGAAGGATCCGGACAGCCTTCATGAAGCGCCCGTGACGACTCCGGTGACAAGGCTGGACGAGGTAGGCGCTGCGAGACATCCGGTACTTAGATACCGGCCGGAAGAATCAGGAACTTAA
- a CDS encoding bifunctional 5,10-methylenetetrahydrofolate dehydrogenase/5,10-methenyltetrahydrofolate cyclohydrolase, whose product MSILMKGADVAKTMKEDLTGEARRLKDRGILPSLTIVRVGARPDDLAYERGARKRMEMIGIECKVVELPETITQAEFEKTFFKINEDPKVHGILLFRPLPGHLDEGPVVSRINPLKDVDCMCPVNIAKVFSGDETGHAPCTPEAVMEMLDYYKIDPRGKKVTVIGRSMVVGKPLSMLLLKRHATVTICHTRTKDLSATCREAEILVAAAGKARMVTADMIGDGAVVVDVGINVDAKGNLCGDVDFNAAEPVTSYISPVPRGVGSVTSSVLAKHVLKAAEYLSLER is encoded by the coding sequence ATGAGCATATTGATGAAAGGCGCTGACGTGGCCAAGACCATGAAGGAAGACTTGACAGGCGAGGCACGCAGGCTGAAAGACAGAGGAATCCTTCCCAGCCTGACAATCGTAAGGGTTGGGGCAAGGCCAGATGATCTTGCCTATGAGCGGGGAGCCAGAAAGCGGATGGAGATGATCGGGATCGAGTGCAAGGTAGTAGAATTGCCCGAAACGATTACCCAGGCTGAATTTGAAAAGACCTTTTTCAAGATAAACGAGGATCCGAAGGTACATGGGATCCTCCTGTTCCGTCCCCTGCCGGGGCATCTGGATGAAGGGCCCGTGGTATCGCGGATCAATCCGCTAAAAGATGTGGACTGCATGTGTCCCGTAAATATTGCAAAAGTATTTTCCGGGGATGAGACAGGCCATGCGCCATGCACGCCGGAGGCAGTCATGGAAATGCTGGATTATTATAAAATTGATCCCAGAGGCAAGAAAGTGACCGTGATTGGAAGAAGCATGGTGGTTGGCAAGCCGCTTTCTATGCTGCTTCTGAAGAGGCATGCTACGGTCACCATCTGCCATACTCGTACCAAAGATCTTTCTGCTACCTGCCGAGAGGCGGAGATCCTGGTGGCAGCAGCAGGAAAGGCGAGGATGGTCACTGCGGATATGATAGGAGATGGAGCAGTGGTAGTCGATGTGGGCATCAATGTGGATGCCAAAGGCAATCTGTGCGGAGACGTGGATTTTAATGCGGCAGAGCCAGTGACATCTTATATCAGCCCGGTACCCAGAGGCGTTGGAAGCGTCACTTCCTCCGTACTGGCAAAGCACGTGCTTAAGGCGGCGGAATATCTGTCTTTGGAAAGATGA
- the lpdA gene encoding dihydrolipoyl dehydrogenase — MEQRFDLIVIGAGPGGYVAAIKAAKAGLQVAVVEEDAVGGTCLNRGCIPAKALIHASSLYRQALDGEKYGILAKEVSYDYAKVLTYKEETTERLCRGVEQLLKGNKVTLLYGKGRLEIDRTVTVTSEEGIRTFEAGNVILAAGSKPMLLPLPGMDLKGVLTSNELLRLKEAPMSLTIIGGGVISVEFATAFASLGTRVTIVEAMPRLVPGMDKEISQNLKMILKKRGVDIHTSATVQEIVEKDGLYACRFLEKEKETEVVAQYVLCAVGRRPNTDGLFGDGVSLLMERGRIVVDERMQTSMDGVYAIGDLVKGMQLAHLASAQGIFVAEELSGKTPTVRLDIVPGCVYTDPEIASVGMTEEDANESGIEIKTGKFIMGANGKSLITKEERGFIKVIVDAGSEVILGAQMMCARATDMIGEFGTAIANKMTAGQLLIAMRAHPTYNEGVAEALEDATGEAVHAMPRKKR, encoded by the coding sequence ATGGAACAGAGATTTGACTTGATCGTCATCGGAGCAGGACCGGGAGGATATGTGGCGGCTATCAAGGCGGCGAAAGCAGGATTGCAGGTGGCGGTAGTGGAAGAAGACGCAGTAGGAGGCACCTGCCTGAATCGGGGGTGCATTCCGGCGAAAGCGCTGATACATGCTTCTTCGCTATACCGTCAGGCATTGGATGGCGAGAAATATGGAATACTGGCGAAAGAGGTGAGTTACGACTACGCCAAGGTTCTTACCTATAAAGAAGAAACCACGGAACGTTTATGCCGGGGAGTGGAGCAGCTTCTAAAGGGGAACAAAGTGACCTTGCTGTATGGGAAAGGAAGGCTTGAGATAGACCGGACAGTGACAGTTACATCCGAGGAAGGGATTCGTACTTTTGAAGCTGGGAATGTGATTCTGGCAGCAGGATCAAAGCCCATGCTTCTCCCCCTTCCGGGGATGGACCTTAAAGGAGTGCTGACAAGCAACGAGTTATTGCGGTTAAAGGAAGCGCCCATGAGCCTTACCATCATTGGCGGAGGCGTAATCAGCGTAGAATTTGCCACAGCATTTGCGTCTTTGGGCACCCGGGTGACCATTGTGGAGGCTATGCCAAGGCTGGTTCCGGGAATGGACAAAGAGATCTCTCAGAATCTGAAGATGATTCTTAAGAAAAGAGGGGTGGATATCCATACCTCGGCGACAGTCCAGGAAATAGTAGAGAAGGACGGACTCTATGCCTGCCGATTCCTTGAAAAAGAGAAAGAGACAGAAGTTGTGGCCCAGTACGTGCTATGTGCAGTAGGCAGGCGTCCAAATACGGACGGGCTGTTTGGAGATGGCGTTTCTCTTTTGATGGAACGCGGACGTATCGTGGTGGATGAACGGATGCAGACCAGCATGGATGGCGTATATGCTATCGGGGATTTGGTAAAAGGCATGCAGCTGGCGCATCTGGCAAGCGCTCAGGGAATCTTTGTAGCGGAAGAACTGTCAGGAAAAACGCCGACGGTCAGGCTGGATATCGTGCCGGGATGTGTATATACGGACCCGGAGATCGCTTCCGTTGGAATGACGGAAGAAGATGCCAACGAAAGCGGTATCGAGATCAAGACGGGTAAATTCATTATGGGCGCCAACGGGAAATCGCTGATAACAAAAGAGGAGCGCGGATTTATCAAGGTGATCGTGGATGCCGGATCAGAAGTGATACTGGGCGCGCAGATGATGTGCGCGAGAGCCACGGACATGATCGGGGAATTCGGGACAGCCATAGCAAATAAGATGACGGCAGGGCAGCTTCTGATTGCAATGAGAGCCCATCCGACTTATAATGAAGGCGTTGCGGAAGCGTTGGAAGACGCGACAGGCGAAGCGGTACATGCGATGCCAAGAAAGAAGCGGTGA
- a CDS encoding cyclodeaminase/cyclohydrolase family protein: MLEKKTTEFLEVLSSAEPVPGGGGASAAVGAFASALGMMVANLTVGKKKYADVEEEIQSVRSQLKVLQDKLIDLTDKDAEAFAPLSAAYGLPKDTEEQKDAKARIMEGALYDASVVPIEIMETVLEVMRLLKILGEKGSRIAVSDVGVGVLFAQAALEGASLNVFINTKLMKDRGRAEKLNQKTESMIAEGREWKEIIYRDVLGHIQ; the protein is encoded by the coding sequence ATGCTAGAAAAGAAGACGACAGAATTCCTGGAGGTGCTATCTTCCGCAGAGCCGGTACCGGGCGGCGGCGGAGCCTCGGCAGCAGTAGGCGCGTTTGCCTCGGCACTTGGAATGATGGTTGCGAATCTGACTGTGGGCAAGAAGAAGTATGCAGATGTTGAGGAGGAGATTCAGTCTGTCAGGAGTCAGCTAAAGGTGCTGCAAGACAAATTGATTGACCTTACAGACAAGGATGCCGAAGCATTCGCGCCCCTGTCGGCAGCCTATGGGCTTCCGAAGGATACGGAGGAACAAAAGGACGCAAAAGCCAGAATTATGGAAGGCGCGCTGTATGATGCCAGCGTGGTTCCTATCGAGATTATGGAGACGGTGCTGGAGGTAATGCGGCTTCTTAAGATCCTGGGAGAGAAGGGGAGCCGCATCGCGGTCAGCGACGTGGGCGTAGGAGTATTATTTGCCCAGGCAGCGCTGGAAGGAGCCTCCCTCAATGTGTTTATCAATACGAAATTGATGAAAGACCGGGGGCGGGCAGAGAAACTGAACCAGAAGACGGAATCTATGATTGCAGAAGGCAGGGAATGGAAGGAAATCATCTATCGGGACGTCCTTGGCCATATCCAGTAG
- a CDS encoding tyrosine-type recombinase/integrase — MKSIYASKVIKQAIWRDFTVHFKSSTSKASYQTDIDEAMDYFHKDFLAINGEDAGVYFRWLKERVSRGEILPGTMAKKFRELHSFAAYICENRERYQVDEGYQDGYYPYLKMVAKQEKFVKHIPPSHIDRLLEAAREDLMAYCIIVLMYRAGLASTEIAGLKPEDIGIYGDGIYASVAGRRGLCYIPEDAFQILEKYLAERKDNSYLFYNRRGNPLNTMYISRMMKKYAQEAGIPSYSAQSIRNSCGCTLFAYEASPEQVARQMGTTGIQIKRYQNISYKEALQREAGRLVKLKIEPP, encoded by the coding sequence ATGAAAAGCATATACGCTTCCAAAGTCATAAAGCAAGCCATTTGGAGAGATTTTACCGTCCATTTTAAAAGTAGCACCTCAAAGGCTTCCTACCAGACGGATATTGATGAGGCTATGGATTATTTTCATAAAGACTTTCTGGCAATCAATGGAGAGGATGCAGGGGTATATTTCCGATGGCTTAAGGAACGTGTCTCCAGAGGAGAGATTCTTCCCGGCACCATGGCGAAAAAGTTTCGGGAACTCCATTCTTTTGCAGCGTATATCTGTGAGAATAGGGAGCGGTATCAGGTTGATGAGGGTTACCAGGACGGCTATTATCCCTACCTTAAGATGGTGGCAAAGCAGGAAAAGTTTGTAAAACATATTCCCCCTTCCCACATCGACCGGCTGCTTGAGGCTGCCAGGGAAGATCTGATGGCGTACTGTATCATTGTGCTGATGTATCGGGCGGGGCTTGCCTCCACGGAAATCGCAGGACTTAAGCCGGAGGATATAGGCATCTATGGGGACGGAATTTATGCATCGGTAGCCGGCCGGAGGGGCTTATGCTATATCCCGGAAGATGCATTTCAGATTCTTGAGAAGTATTTGGCAGAAAGAAAAGACAATTCGTATCTTTTTTATAATAGAAGAGGGAATCCGCTCAATACCATGTATATTAGTAGAATGATGAAGAAATATGCCCAGGAAGCAGGCATACCTTCTTACAGCGCGCAGAGCATCCGGAACAGCTGCGGATGTACCCTGTTCGCATACGAAGCTTCTCCAGAACAGGTAGCCCGTCAGATGGGGACAACGGGAATCCAGATTAAGAGATATCAGAACATTTCTTATAAAGAAGCATTGCAAAGAGAGGCAGGCAGGCTGGTGAAACTGAAGATAGAGCCCCCGTAA